One genomic region from Ovis canadensis isolate MfBH-ARS-UI-01 breed Bighorn chromosome 6, ARS-UI_OviCan_v2, whole genome shotgun sequence encodes:
- the LOC138442097 gene encoding translationally-controlled tumor protein encodes MIIYRDLISHDEMFSDIYKIREVADGLCLEVEGKMVSRTEGNIDDSLIGGNASAEGPEGEGTESTVITGVDIVMNHHLQETSFTKEAYKKYIKDYMKSIKGKLEEQRPERVKPFMTGAAEQIKHILANFKNYQFFIGENMNPDGMVALLDYREDGVTPYMIFFKDGLEMEKC; translated from the coding sequence ATGATCATCTACCGGGACCTCATCAGCCATGACGAGATGTTCTCCGACATCTACAAGATCCGGGAGGTCGCGGACGGGCTGTGTCTGGAGGTGGAGGGGAAGATGGTCAGTAGGACAGAGGGTAACATCGATGACTCGCTCATTGGTGGAAATGCCTCCGCTGAAGGCCCCGAGGGCGAAGGTACCGAAAGCACAGTAATCACTGGTGTCGATATTGTCATGAACCATCACTTGCAGGAAACCAGCTTCACAAAAGAAGCCTACAAGAAGTACATCAAAGATTACATGAAGTCAATCAAAGGGAAACTTGAAGAACAGAGACCAGAAAGAGTAAAACCTTTTATGACAGGGGCTGCAGAACAAATCAAGCACATCCTTGCTAATTTCAAAAACTATCAGTTCTTTATTGGTGAAAACATGAATCCAGATGGCATGGTTGCTCTGCTGGACTACCGTGAGGATGGTGTAACCCCATATATGATTTTCTTTAAGGATGGTTTAGAGATGGAAAAATGTTAA